In one Betta splendens chromosome 14, fBetSpl5.4, whole genome shotgun sequence genomic region, the following are encoded:
- the il13ra2 gene encoding interleukin-13 receptor subunit alpha-2 isoform X1, producing MTPCPSLTPAKDAHLRLRDGYSALPSILTPTGNQRFTGTRPAGYKWVITPTPCQCPPLRSGQRSPTVGLLPMASRSWLTHRAALVLLALTWRHVAFCGGLTADPPEDLEILDPGHLGRLEIRWSPPSSSVSARECSVRYQLEYFDAYQDTWSAIRTPRRSYSAQFDLMKDVRVRVYTLLSGPCTNGTTIQSSRYTEVVQKAPAAGAAVQDVTCVFHNMEFMECKWKANPKMPTDSQLNLYFWHKELEHAEECPKYIISGGIRSGCTFMGNSLPDFTDINLCVNGSSHEGALTPAFISLQTQNQVKPGTTDKLYLHTDRDAQLELEWEGPAGGVPGDCLEWEVEHSRQGLDGRLTSQHILTQDTSLTVNPGPRNERYCFRVRSKLHKYCAHGGFWSEWSRPTCHPDFPESEPGWGQVPIYVYVAVGVIITLVLLMSVWAVLHVSRWRQDKKPYSLLTNLFARSSLTVVEA from the exons ATGACACCCTGTCCctcactcacaccagccaaaGACGCGCACCTGCGCTTAAGGGATGGTTACTCAGCACTTCCCTCAATACTTACACCCACCGGAAATCAACGGTTCACTGGAACGCGTCCAGCGGGATACAAATGGGTTATTACACCCACTCCGTGTCAGTGTCCCCCGCTCCGCTCAGGACAACGCTCTCCTACAG TCGGACTTTTACCGATGGCGAGTCGATCCTGGCTGACGCACCGAGCTGCCCTCGTGCTCCTCGCGTTAACCTGGAGGCACGTCGCGTTTTGCGGCGGACTCACAG CGGATCCTCCCGAGGACCTCGAAATACTGGATCCTGGTCACCTCGGACGCCTTGAGATTAGATGGAGCCCCCCGTCCAGCTCGGTCAGTGCGCGAGAGTGCTCAGTGCGCTATCAGCTGGAATACTTCGACGCCTACCAGGACACTTGGTCT GCCATCCGGACCCCTAGGAGGTCATACAGCGCCCAGTTTGATCTGATGAAAGACGTTAGAGTCCGGGTTTACACGTTGCTGAGTGGACCCTGCACTAACGGCACGACGATCCAGAGTTCAAGATACACTGAAGTGGTCCAGAaggctcctgctgcag GTGCAGCAGTGCAGGACGTAACCTGTGTGTTCCATAACATGGAGTTCATGGAGTGCAAGTGGAAAGCAAACCCCAAAATGCCGACCGACTCACAACTAAATCTCTATTTCTG GCACAAGGAGCTGGAACATGCGGAGGAGTGTCCAAAGTACATCATTTCAGGTGGAATTAGGAGTGGATGCACCTTCATGGGAAACTCTCTCCCTGATTTCACTGATATTAACCTTTGTGTCAACGGCTCCTCCCATGAGGGAGCGCTGACACCAGCTTTCATCTCCCTGCAAACACAGAACCAGG TGAAGCCAGGAACAACAGACAAGCTGTATCTGCACACAGATCGTGACGCACAGCTGGAGTTAGAGTGGGAGGGTCCTGCAGGGGGGGTCCCTGGAGACTGCTTGGAGTGGGAAGTGGAGCACAgtcgacagggactggatgGACGCCTGACATCA cagcacattttgaCCCAGGACACGAGTCTGACCGTGAACCCCGGCCCCAGAAACGAGCGATACTGCTTCAGAGTTCGCTCTAAACTGCACAAGTACTGTGCACACGGCGGCTTTTGGAGTGAGTGGAGTCGCCCGACGTGTCACCCAG ACTTCCCAGAGTCTGAACCAGGGTGGGGCCAGGTACCGATCTATGTATATGTCGCAGTGGGCGTCATCATCACTCTGGTGCTGTTGATGAGTGTCTGGGCAGTGCTTCATGT GAGTCGATGGCGACAGGACAAGAAGCCGTACTCTCTGCTCACCAACCTCTTTGCCAGGAGCTCACTCACAGTGGTGGAGGCCTAG
- the il13ra2 gene encoding interleukin-13 receptor subunit alpha-2 isoform X2: MVTQHFPQYLHPPEINGSLERVQRDTNGLLHPLRVSVPRSAQDNALLQAVGLLPMASRSWLTHRAALVLLALTWRHVAFCGGLTADPPEDLEILDPGHLGRLEIRWSPPSSSVSARECSVRYQLEYFDAYQDTWSAIRTPRRSYSAQFDLMKDVRVRVYTLLSGPCTNGTTIQSSRYTEVVQKAPAAGAAVQDVTCVFHNMEFMECKWKANPKMPTDSQLNLYFWHKELEHAEECPKYIISGGIRSGCTFMGNSLPDFTDINLCVNGSSHEGALTPAFISLQTQNQVKPGTTDKLYLHTDRDAQLELEWEGPAGGVPGDCLEWEVEHSRQGLDGRLTSQHILTQDTSLTVNPGPRNERYCFRVRSKLHKYCAHGGFWSEWSRPTCHPDFPESEPGWGQVPIYVYVAVGVIITLVLLMSVWAVLHVSRWRQDKKPYSLLTNLFARSSLTVVEA; this comes from the exons ATGGTTACTCAGCACTTCCCTCAATACTTACACCCACCGGAAATCAACGGTTCACTGGAACGCGTCCAGCGGGATACAAATGGGTTATTACACCCACTCCGTGTCAGTGTCCCCCGCTCCGCTCAGGACAACGCTCTCCTACAGGCAG TCGGACTTTTACCGATGGCGAGTCGATCCTGGCTGACGCACCGAGCTGCCCTCGTGCTCCTCGCGTTAACCTGGAGGCACGTCGCGTTTTGCGGCGGACTCACAG CGGATCCTCCCGAGGACCTCGAAATACTGGATCCTGGTCACCTCGGACGCCTTGAGATTAGATGGAGCCCCCCGTCCAGCTCGGTCAGTGCGCGAGAGTGCTCAGTGCGCTATCAGCTGGAATACTTCGACGCCTACCAGGACACTTGGTCT GCCATCCGGACCCCTAGGAGGTCATACAGCGCCCAGTTTGATCTGATGAAAGACGTTAGAGTCCGGGTTTACACGTTGCTGAGTGGACCCTGCACTAACGGCACGACGATCCAGAGTTCAAGATACACTGAAGTGGTCCAGAaggctcctgctgcag GTGCAGCAGTGCAGGACGTAACCTGTGTGTTCCATAACATGGAGTTCATGGAGTGCAAGTGGAAAGCAAACCCCAAAATGCCGACCGACTCACAACTAAATCTCTATTTCTG GCACAAGGAGCTGGAACATGCGGAGGAGTGTCCAAAGTACATCATTTCAGGTGGAATTAGGAGTGGATGCACCTTCATGGGAAACTCTCTCCCTGATTTCACTGATATTAACCTTTGTGTCAACGGCTCCTCCCATGAGGGAGCGCTGACACCAGCTTTCATCTCCCTGCAAACACAGAACCAGG TGAAGCCAGGAACAACAGACAAGCTGTATCTGCACACAGATCGTGACGCACAGCTGGAGTTAGAGTGGGAGGGTCCTGCAGGGGGGGTCCCTGGAGACTGCTTGGAGTGGGAAGTGGAGCACAgtcgacagggactggatgGACGCCTGACATCA cagcacattttgaCCCAGGACACGAGTCTGACCGTGAACCCCGGCCCCAGAAACGAGCGATACTGCTTCAGAGTTCGCTCTAAACTGCACAAGTACTGTGCACACGGCGGCTTTTGGAGTGAGTGGAGTCGCCCGACGTGTCACCCAG ACTTCCCAGAGTCTGAACCAGGGTGGGGCCAGGTACCGATCTATGTATATGTCGCAGTGGGCGTCATCATCACTCTGGTGCTGTTGATGAGTGTCTGGGCAGTGCTTCATGT GAGTCGATGGCGACAGGACAAGAAGCCGTACTCTCTGCTCACCAACCTCTTTGCCAGGAGCTCACTCACAGTGGTGGAGGCCTAG
- the il13ra2 gene encoding interleukin-13 receptor subunit alpha-2 isoform X3: protein MGYYTHSVSVSPAPLRTTLSYRQTVGLLPMASRSWLTHRAALVLLALTWRHVAFCGGLTADPPEDLEILDPGHLGRLEIRWSPPSSSVSARECSVRYQLEYFDAYQDTWSAIRTPRRSYSAQFDLMKDVRVRVYTLLSGPCTNGTTIQSSRYTEVVQKAPAAGAAVQDVTCVFHNMEFMECKWKANPKMPTDSQLNLYFWHKELEHAEECPKYIISGGIRSGCTFMGNSLPDFTDINLCVNGSSHEGALTPAFISLQTQNQVKPGTTDKLYLHTDRDAQLELEWEGPAGGVPGDCLEWEVEHSRQGLDGRLTSQHILTQDTSLTVNPGPRNERYCFRVRSKLHKYCAHGGFWSEWSRPTCHPDFPESEPGWGQVPIYVYVAVGVIITLVLLMSVWAVLHVSRWRQDKKPYSLLTNLFARSSLTVVEA from the exons ATGGGTTATTACACCCACTCCGTGTCAGTGTCCCCCGCTCCGCTCAGGACAACGCTCTCCTACAGGCAG ACAGTCGGACTTTTACCGATGGCGAGTCGATCCTGGCTGACGCACCGAGCTGCCCTCGTGCTCCTCGCGTTAACCTGGAGGCACGTCGCGTTTTGCGGCGGACTCACAG CGGATCCTCCCGAGGACCTCGAAATACTGGATCCTGGTCACCTCGGACGCCTTGAGATTAGATGGAGCCCCCCGTCCAGCTCGGTCAGTGCGCGAGAGTGCTCAGTGCGCTATCAGCTGGAATACTTCGACGCCTACCAGGACACTTGGTCT GCCATCCGGACCCCTAGGAGGTCATACAGCGCCCAGTTTGATCTGATGAAAGACGTTAGAGTCCGGGTTTACACGTTGCTGAGTGGACCCTGCACTAACGGCACGACGATCCAGAGTTCAAGATACACTGAAGTGGTCCAGAaggctcctgctgcag GTGCAGCAGTGCAGGACGTAACCTGTGTGTTCCATAACATGGAGTTCATGGAGTGCAAGTGGAAAGCAAACCCCAAAATGCCGACCGACTCACAACTAAATCTCTATTTCTG GCACAAGGAGCTGGAACATGCGGAGGAGTGTCCAAAGTACATCATTTCAGGTGGAATTAGGAGTGGATGCACCTTCATGGGAAACTCTCTCCCTGATTTCACTGATATTAACCTTTGTGTCAACGGCTCCTCCCATGAGGGAGCGCTGACACCAGCTTTCATCTCCCTGCAAACACAGAACCAGG TGAAGCCAGGAACAACAGACAAGCTGTATCTGCACACAGATCGTGACGCACAGCTGGAGTTAGAGTGGGAGGGTCCTGCAGGGGGGGTCCCTGGAGACTGCTTGGAGTGGGAAGTGGAGCACAgtcgacagggactggatgGACGCCTGACATCA cagcacattttgaCCCAGGACACGAGTCTGACCGTGAACCCCGGCCCCAGAAACGAGCGATACTGCTTCAGAGTTCGCTCTAAACTGCACAAGTACTGTGCACACGGCGGCTTTTGGAGTGAGTGGAGTCGCCCGACGTGTCACCCAG ACTTCCCAGAGTCTGAACCAGGGTGGGGCCAGGTACCGATCTATGTATATGTCGCAGTGGGCGTCATCATCACTCTGGTGCTGTTGATGAGTGTCTGGGCAGTGCTTCATGT GAGTCGATGGCGACAGGACAAGAAGCCGTACTCTCTGCTCACCAACCTCTTTGCCAGGAGCTCACTCACAGTGGTGGAGGCCTAG